The genomic segment agttttattgtttaaaaaGTTCACCAATCGCTTGACATCTCTGGTTCTCATTCGCAGTGGAAAATGGCTTCCATTCTTAATCTCCTATTGCTACTCTTACTTTTCCCTTTCGTCATCATTTTCATCCATCGATGGCACAAAAACACAGCGAAGAAAACTAGTTACCCGCCAGGTCCTCGAGGGCTCCCGTTAATTGGAAACTTGCTCCAGTTTGAAAGCCTAAATCCTCATCTTTTCTTGTATAACCTTTCCAAGAAACATGGCCCCATCATGTCCATGAAGCTTGGCAGTGTGCCACTGATTATCATTTCATCGGCCAAAATAGCCAAAGAAGCATTCGCCAGCAACGATATAGTCATCTCGAATAGACCATATCTAACAGGCCAACAGAAGCTATCCTACAATGGCCAAGATATTGGCTTCTCGGCTTATAACGACTGCTGGAGAGAGAGGAGAAAAATTTCGGTTATACACCTCTTTAGTCTAAAGCGAGTAAATTCTTTCGCCCCTATTCGTAGGGAGGAGGTCTTCCACATGATCAAGGATGTATCCAAGAGAGCAGATAAATTTGAGCCTATCGACTTAAGTGAAACATTAATATCTTTGTCGAGCAGCATTATCTGTCGAGCTGCTTTTGGGAAATCTTATAGGGAGACTTCCTCCGTCAAACGAACCTTTGATGTGCTTGTACACGAAGTTCAGGCGGTACTCACTGGTTTCTTTTGGGCCGATTACTTTCCTATGTTAGGTTGGATGGATAAAGTTACCGGGATGGTTTCTCGACTAGAGAAATGTTTCGAGAATATGGACTCGTTCTATCAAGAACTCATCGACGAGCACATTAGCTCGAATAGGCCACAGTCGATGGAAGGTGACATTCTTGATATACTGATCAAGTTGAAAGAAGGGAATGCAAGTTCGGTTGTAAGCTGGGATCATATTAAGGGAATGCTCATGGTAAGTATCAGTTAAATATTAGCAAAATACAGTGTTTACCTAAATAGTTGCAAGTTGCAACACTTTCCCGGGAGGTAACATTATGTTTACAGCTTGATCACTTATGGATGTAGATTAAGTCGAACCGGCTCACATGCATGCTTATTAAGCCAAATTCGACACAAATTCGATCGTGCTAGATCCAATTCGAGCTCTAGCTCAATTCCGGCGTTCTGACATGTGTAGCTGCTAAAAACTCATGAGCTAGATCActtaaaattgattttaaaatatttttttacatactttttaaaataaaataaaatagtttgctgttattttatgtatttataaatataataaaagataaatGACATGTTACTTGATGTGAATATGGTTAATCGATTCATCTTGCCAAAAATATATTCACTGCAGAACATCTTTATAGCCGGAACAGACACAAGTTCGTCCGTGGTAACTTGGGCGATGACGGCTCTCGTGAAGAAGCCTGATGCGATGAGAAGAGCTCAACAAGAAATAAGAAGGATAGTCGATAAGAAACCCTTCGTGGACGAAGATGACATCCAAAAACTACCATATTTTAAAGCAGTGATTAAGGAGACTATGAGATTTTATCCACCAGTTCCACTTCTTGTCCCAAGAGAAACAACACAAAGGTGTTTTATTGATGGTTATGAAATCCAACCTAAAACTATGATATATTTCAACTTTTGGTCTATTGGTAGAGATCCCGAGTACTGGAAAAACCCATATGAATTCTCACCTGATCGATTCTTAGATAGCAAAATCGACTATAAAGGGCAAGATTTCGGGTTAATTCCATTTGGATCTGGCAGAAGAGCCTGCCCTGGGATATTGTTAGGTATTGCAACTGTGGAACTGGCACTTGCTAATCTTCTTTTCGCATTCGACTGGGAATTACCAGACGGAATGACCAAAGAAGATGTCGACACCGATGCATTACCCGGAATGGTGATGCATAAGAAAAACCCTCTCTGCCTTGTGGCCAAGAGCTACATATGATTACTATGTTTTTCTTAAGGATTGAGCAATGAATATGTAAGTTGCATTTGAATGAGAAATCATATGACACTGTTTTCATGTATTCTCCATCTATAAGAATTGCTCTATGTAACCacataaattattatattttccctcattttttatttatttttacttaaTAAAACCTCTATAAATTAATATTCGATAAATTATTATATTCaagatattaattttttttcggtCCTGTTTCGGGCCACCTTGATAAATTAATGATTTCGATAAATTAATAGGATAATGATTTTTTTGGAAGCCCTTTGTATAAATATATGGTCACCTCGTTATCATATTTTaataagagtgggtctcatgtgagaccgtctcatggatcttaatctgtgagacgggtcaaccctaccgatattcacaataaaaagtaatacacttagcatataaaagtaatactttttcatggatgacccaaataagagattcgtcttacaaatatgacctgtgagaccgtctcatacaagtttttgtcttttaatAATTCTTTAAAATTATAACCATAGAAAGGCAATTTAAGTACAATATGATTCTTATATTATTtgtttttcattaaaatttaaatctaATTGCatttcatatcaaaatcttctcATTAAAGATAAAAGATATGATATTGCAATAACAAATTGTTAAAGAATTCTTTAGCCTTTCACATATATAATTGGTTCTACAGATATTTTTACTCATGTTAAacaatgaatttttttattagaaaaTAACATCTCTGGTTGGAGGTCAGAGTCGGCTTTAGCTCTTAGTCAACTCGAACTCTTTAAGTCGGAAAttcaataatatattttttaattattaaaatcgaTTAATATCATTTacttatttatatatgtatatacacgtatataaatatatctataatgatttttttttatgttaattcaagaaagctgaTACAAAAATGAGTGAAATATAATGaattttttgtaattaaatttacatttctgaatcaaaaattacatttctgaatcaaaaaattattatttaaaataattagttAATGATTTTAGATTATTTAATACATctcaaaattaataaaataaagttttactataaataataattGAGAAAAAGTTTTCAAGTCTACTAACTTGTTCAATTTAGTGTTTTAATCCACTaagttttcaaaaattttttacactaacttttaatttttttatcattttggTATAATTGGTGACGTGATATTGGAAAATGCTGACTTGTCAGATATCACGTTAGCAATATAACCAAAATAGTCAAAAATTAAATTGTTGTATACAAAAATCAAACTTTGAAAACTTAATGGACTAAAACCCTAAATTTAACTAAATTAGTAGAAAGCCTAATtgtaacgtcccagattcgacgactgtccctactgtaccaagacgagtctttccagcgtactTATATCCTCAATAGCGCATTTCCTAGGAAAATtcctgttggaacttttcaagtttgcaatcttgattttgatgttaacaaaacttgttattgggtttctaacatatttactcaagtgtgaagttgcaaacacaagaagctagCTGAACTGAattatgcacaaactgaatttctggcgagcttcggtgttttgatgatatctctcaactggatgatccaaatgacaatccgccaattgtACTGaccagaaaactcaatttggaacaagttgtatttcacgtcagttgggacaaaatcggatgttatcattgtctaactgatcgctcaattaccgaaatgatcacacgaaaacagcaatcagttgtgtttgagcagctgccgtattttggtcatatctctcagctcggttatcgaaacgaagcgattcagtatgcgttggaaagctaagacaaagatctacaaatcattcatataagtcaaagtctgaatcgcaGCTtatgatgctgataaatgacgatgaagctactggttttgcacaaactgaaatcagctaggctgatttcagcacaccagctgaaactgaaccagctgaagaccagttgaaccagtccaactgtaccagttgaactgaaccagtccgactgaatgaccagttgagttgaccagagttgaccagtcgacCAGAGTTGACtagtcgggaaaatgcccagcaagctgaatttgaccgttgcaatctcggaaacagtacagaaacttttcaaacggtcatattcttgtgtataacgtatatatcagtgttggagcctataaatacaacatcttgaagatcaaacaagagctttggaagaggattcaaagtatgggcagttagcatgaagaaatcagctagttgagagcacaagcccttgtgtgaggatacacttGAGATATAcactgtaaatgataaattcctcacacacaatcactcacacatatacaagagagttgaa from the Primulina eburnea isolate SZY01 chromosome 3, ASM2296580v1, whole genome shotgun sequence genome contains:
- the LOC140828551 gene encoding 6,7,8-trihydroxycoumarin synthase-like; translation: MASILNLLLLLLLFPFVIIFIHRWHKNTAKKTSYPPGPRGLPLIGNLLQFESLNPHLFLYNLSKKHGPIMSMKLGSVPLIIISSAKIAKEAFASNDIVISNRPYLTGQQKLSYNGQDIGFSAYNDCWRERRKISVIHLFSLKRVNSFAPIRREEVFHMIKDVSKRADKFEPIDLSETLISLSSSIICRAAFGKSYRETSSVKRTFDVLVHEVQAVLTGFFWADYFPMLGWMDKVTGMVSRLEKCFENMDSFYQELIDEHISSNRPQSMEGDILDILIKLKEGNASSVVSWDHIKGMLMNIFIAGTDTSSSVVTWAMTALVKKPDAMRRAQQEIRRIVDKKPFVDEDDIQKLPYFKAVIKETMRFYPPVPLLVPRETTQRCFIDGYEIQPKTMIYFNFWSIGRDPEYWKNPYEFSPDRFLDSKIDYKGQDFGLIPFGSGRRACPGILLGIATVELALANLLFAFDWELPDGMTKEDVDTDALPGMVMHKKNPLCLVAKSYI